The Thermoclostridium stercorarium subsp. stercorarium DSM 8532 genome contains a region encoding:
- a CDS encoding ABC transporter substrate-binding protein, whose amino-acid sequence MKNKKLVAIIAAAVVVVAVVLIAIFVPRSNETGKNDLVDATPTQAPATSTDTTTGQSEKPLVVGYQPFSQKFSPFFAQTGYDQDVVSLTHVELLTTDRSGGIVYNAIEGETRTYNGNEHFYNGIADIKVTYDEKEDITTYYIKIRDDVKFSDGHVMDADDIIFTYYVLADPTYTGYTTLYSYDIIGMKNYRLNNSMAEQIDVTADEVKAELANPSAETTEAIKQFVADTLTSELEWVKSLYGNPSYAEYTEKYPNAKDLFAYFYSIDENYDSSAVADESQVLADIIAQYGDDWKALGNNYGGSETYFQADIESKVKDVLLNKKLAVSGGTEVDYIEGIKKLSQTEVEVKCRGFEAPAVYTICGIWVAPLHYYGDESMYDYENHKFGFPKGDLSIIESKTTQPMGAGPYKFIKYENKVVYLEANENYYKGAPKIKYLQLKETTDGEMINGVATGVIDLANPSGSVAKMNEIKKINSNGQLTGDVITSSLVDNLGYGYIGINADNVNVGGDPGSEASKNLRKAFATLFAVYRDVAIDSYYADAATVINYPISSTSWAAPQKTDEGYEVAYSKDVNGNPIYTADMVAEDKYEAALQAAIGYFKAAGYTFDESTGKFVAAPEGAKMKYEVMIPADGVGDHPAFSILKDTQAALEKIGITLEINDLTDANELWDSINANTHEMWAATWGATIDPDMYQVYHSSNRIGRGGTDSNSYNINDPELDQIIMEARRSPDQAYRKALYKRALDIILDWGVVIPTYQRQNLVIFSTQRINTDTITPDISTYYEWFREIEKMEMR is encoded by the coding sequence ATGAAGAACAAAAAGCTGGTAGCAATTATTGCAGCCGCTGTGGTAGTAGTAGCAGTTGTTCTGATAGCAATATTTGTTCCCAGGTCAAATGAGACAGGGAAAAATGATCTTGTAGATGCTACTCCGACACAAGCGCCTGCCACATCTACAGACACAACAACCGGACAGAGCGAGAAACCGCTGGTTGTTGGGTATCAACCTTTCAGTCAAAAATTCAGCCCATTTTTTGCCCAGACTGGTTATGACCAGGATGTTGTGAGTTTGACTCATGTAGAGCTGCTTACCACCGACAGATCGGGCGGTATTGTGTACAATGCAATTGAAGGGGAAACAAGGACATATAACGGAAACGAGCATTTTTACAATGGTATCGCGGATATTAAGGTTACATATGATGAAAAAGAGGATATAACCACTTACTATATTAAAATCAGAGATGACGTAAAATTCAGTGACGGGCATGTAATGGATGCCGACGATATCATATTCACATATTATGTACTTGCGGATCCGACTTATACAGGTTACACCACTTTGTATTCATATGATATTATAGGAATGAAAAACTACAGATTAAATAACTCAATGGCAGAACAGATTGATGTAACAGCCGATGAAGTGAAGGCAGAACTGGCAAATCCCAGTGCTGAAACCACTGAAGCCATTAAACAGTTTGTCGCCGACACTCTTACATCGGAACTTGAATGGGTAAAATCATTGTACGGAAATCCGAGCTATGCTGAATATACTGAAAAGTATCCGAACGCAAAGGATTTGTTTGCATATTTCTATAGCATAGATGAAAACTATGATTCGTCCGCAGTCGCAGATGAATCGCAGGTTCTTGCCGACATTATCGCACAGTACGGCGATGACTGGAAAGCTCTTGGCAACAACTACGGTGGAAGCGAAACATATTTCCAGGCTGATATTGAAAGCAAGGTAAAAGATGTATTACTCAACAAGAAACTTGCTGTATCAGGTGGTACAGAAGTTGACTATATTGAAGGTATCAAAAAGCTGAGCCAGACAGAAGTTGAAGTAAAATGCCGTGGTTTTGAAGCTCCTGCAGTATACACTATCTGCGGTATTTGGGTCGCTCCTCTGCATTACTACGGCGATGAATCCATGTACGATTACGAGAATCACAAATTCGGTTTCCCGAAAGGCGATCTTTCAATAATTGAGTCCAAGACCACACAGCCGATGGGAGCCGGACCTTATAAGTTCATAAAATATGAAAACAAGGTTGTTTACCTTGAAGCTAATGAAAATTACTACAAGGGTGCGCCTAAGATCAAGTACCTGCAGCTGAAAGAAACAACTGATGGTGAAATGATCAACGGTGTGGCCACCGGTGTTATAGATCTGGCTAATCCGTCAGGTTCAGTTGCAAAGATGAATGAAATTAAGAAGATTAACTCCAACGGTCAGCTTACCGGTGACGTGATCACATCCAGCCTGGTTGACAACCTTGGTTACGGTTATATCGGTATTAATGCCGATAACGTTAATGTTGGCGGCGATCCGGGTTCAGAAGCCAGCAAGAACCTGAGAAAGGCTTTTGCAACACTGTTTGCTGTTTACCGCGATGTCGCCATTGACAGTTACTATGCTGATGCAGCAACGGTAATCAACTATCCGATTTCAAGTACATCATGGGCTGCTCCTCAGAAAACAGATGAAGGGTATGAGGTAGCATATTCCAAGGATGTAAACGGCAATCCTATTTATACTGCTGATATGGTCGCCGAGGATAAGTATGAAGCCGCGCTGCAGGCAGCAATAGGTTATTTCAAGGCGGCAGGGTATACGTTCGATGAATCAACCGGTAAATTCGTAGCTGCTCCTGAAGGCGCGAAGATGAAGTATGAAGTGATGATTCCTGCTGATGGTGTAGGTGATCACCCGGCATTTTCAATACTGAAAGATACACAGGCCGCACTTGAAAAGATTGGTATAACCCTTGAAATAAATGACCTGACAGACGCTAATGAACTGTGGGATTCAATTAACGCAAACACCCACGAAATGTGGGCTGCTACATGGGGTGCTACAATAGATCCCGACATGTATCAGGTTTACCACAGCTCCAACCGCATCGGAAGAGGCGGTACTGACAGTAACAGTTATAACATAAACGATCCGGAACTTGACCAGATTATAATGGAAGCAAGAAGAAGCCCGGATCAGGCTTACAGAAAAGCGTTGTATAAGAGAGCTTTGGATATTATACTTGACTGGGGCGTAGTAATACCGACATATCAGAGACAGAACTTGGTTATCTTCAGTACCCAGAGAATCAACACAGATACAATTACACCTGATATTTCAACCTATTATGAGTGGTTTAGAGAAATTGAAAAAATGGAAATGAGATAA
- a CDS encoding ABC transporter permease: MGKYIVKRLLLCLLLLFFTSLIIYTIMRCLPSSYVENMARELATRPGAKSYSEWLAQLNAKYGLDVGILKGYLFWLKNAIRGDFGDSWQFTVPVTKKFSEVIWDSFALGAISFILEILIAIPLGILAARKQYSRIDYAVTVFALLGISLPTFFFATVLKLIFSVKLGWFDLYGKVGRYHEQLDAFGKFLDIASHYVLPVVTLTIVNIGSLMRYTRTNMLEVLNSDYIRTARAKGLPESKVINKHAFRNTLIPLVTILGGSLPGLFAGAMVTETLFQIPGIGYTSYLAIRSGDIPFTMFYMTFMALLTLLGALISDILYAVVDPRVRIS; this comes from the coding sequence ATGGGTAAATATATTGTTAAAAGACTATTGCTTTGTTTACTTCTGCTGTTTTTTACTTCGCTGATAATATACACAATAATGCGCTGCCTTCCGTCTTCCTATGTTGAGAATATGGCGCGGGAACTTGCGACCAGACCGGGAGCCAAAAGCTATTCCGAATGGCTGGCCCAGTTGAATGCGAAATATGGGTTGGATGTCGGTATTTTAAAAGGTTACCTGTTCTGGCTTAAGAATGCCATCAGGGGAGACTTTGGAGATTCATGGCAGTTTACCGTGCCCGTAACAAAGAAGTTTTCCGAGGTTATTTGGGACTCTTTTGCGTTGGGGGCAATCTCATTTATTCTTGAAATATTGATTGCAATCCCGTTGGGTATACTTGCGGCAAGAAAACAGTACAGCAGGATTGACTATGCCGTTACGGTATTCGCGCTTTTGGGAATTTCGTTGCCGACGTTTTTCTTTGCCACTGTGCTAAAACTTATTTTCTCTGTTAAGTTAGGATGGTTTGATCTTTACGGTAAAGTGGGAAGGTATCATGAACAGCTTGATGCGTTTGGCAAGTTTCTTGATATAGCATCCCACTATGTTCTGCCGGTTGTAACGTTAACCATTGTTAATATAGGAAGCCTGATGCGTTACACCAGAACCAACATGCTGGAAGTTTTAAATTCCGATTATATAAGAACAGCCCGTGCAAAGGGGTTGCCTGAAAGCAAGGTCATTAATAAGCATGCTTTCAGGAATACGCTTATTCCTCTTGTAACTATTCTGGGCGGTTCCCTTCCCGGTCTTTTTGCCGGAGCAATGGTTACGGAGACACTTTTCCAGATACCCGGAATAGGATATACATCTTATCTGGCAATCCGAAGCGGGGATATACCGTTTACAATGTTTTATATGACATTCATGGCATTGCTTACACTTCTTGGAGCGTTAATATCCGATATTTTGTATGCCGTAGTGGATCCGCGTGTAAGAATTAGCTGA
- a CDS encoding ABC transporter permease yields MGNNYIERNDNPIKPVDNADKFLGEHLSTSLRLDDEQRVKVLSPGMLVFKRFVRNKLAIAGFFIIVFMFLFSFVGGLLSPYNETQVFTHVGMMQKEYASVTHNNQFRYTVAEGKQYNDSVHAQFILAKNRGDSFFTFNDTEYFIVQEAEDFYRIMQVMPVAEITNFKGIFAVHPKDGFAVSEDLKAAILAAIDSGESKFEFEGDLYTVKSQNRGYVLGKAENAALESMLIIDPAEKDFDIGFDFKYAAEKAIRSTDSGTFSVHGENFKIDEYNEMSVVYLLKPSGEKVPYAIVSELAVQPSSPEIFLTIDFKAAIQKAVLNGETSFVFEDESGSKEYTITKLNNVYTIKTESPTHLISMYEPPSEKHWLGTDGHGMDVLTRLMYGGRVSLLIGFIVVFLETLIGIILGGIAGYFGKWVDMLIMRIVDVFNCIPFLPLVMIVGAVMDAQDVEPQVRIYYLMLILGIMSWPGIARMVRGQILSLREQEFMIATEAVGLRTSKRIFKHLVPNVIPQIIVLATLGLGNIILYESTLSYFGLGVKFPYASWGNIISAVSTAYEMTNYWFVWVPAGLLILLTVLGFNFVGDGLRDAFDPKMKR; encoded by the coding sequence GTGGGTAACAACTATATTGAGAGAAATGATAATCCTATAAAACCTGTGGACAACGCTGACAAATTTTTAGGCGAGCATTTAAGTACCTCTTTAAGGCTGGACGATGAGCAGAGGGTAAAGGTTTTATCCCCGGGAATGCTTGTATTCAAAAGGTTTGTTCGAAACAAGCTTGCTATTGCCGGTTTCTTTATCATCGTATTTATGTTTTTGTTTTCGTTTGTTGGCGGGCTTTTGAGTCCGTATAATGAAACACAGGTATTTACGCATGTAGGCATGATGCAGAAGGAATATGCCAGTGTAACACATAACAATCAGTTCAGATATACCGTTGCGGAAGGAAAACAGTACAACGATTCGGTCCATGCCCAGTTTATACTGGCAAAAAACCGGGGGGATTCTTTCTTTACCTTTAATGACACAGAGTATTTCATAGTTCAGGAAGCAGAAGATTTCTACCGGATAATGCAGGTTATGCCCGTTGCGGAAATCACAAATTTCAAAGGCATTTTTGCCGTACATCCTAAAGACGGTTTTGCGGTTTCGGAAGATTTAAAAGCAGCCATATTAGCCGCTATTGATTCCGGTGAAAGTAAATTTGAATTTGAAGGGGACTTATACACGGTAAAAAGTCAAAACAGGGGTTATGTTCTTGGAAAAGCTGAGAATGCTGCTTTAGAATCAATGCTTATAATAGATCCGGCGGAAAAGGATTTTGACATTGGTTTTGACTTTAAATACGCTGCGGAAAAGGCTATCCGTAGTACCGACTCAGGCACTTTTTCGGTACACGGGGAGAATTTCAAGATAGACGAGTATAACGAAATGTCGGTTGTATATCTGCTGAAACCATCGGGTGAAAAGGTCCCGTATGCAATTGTATCCGAACTGGCTGTTCAGCCTTCTTCTCCGGAGATCTTTTTAACCATTGATTTTAAAGCAGCCATTCAGAAAGCGGTATTGAACGGTGAGACTTCTTTCGTTTTTGAAGATGAAAGCGGAAGTAAGGAATATACGATAACAAAACTGAACAATGTTTATACAATAAAAACCGAATCGCCGACTCATTTAATTTCCATGTACGAGCCGCCGTCAGAAAAACACTGGCTTGGAACCGACGGCCATGGAATGGACGTGTTGACGCGCCTGATGTATGGCGGCAGAGTGTCTCTGCTGATCGGTTTTATCGTCGTATTTCTTGAGACCCTTATCGGTATTATACTGGGCGGAATAGCAGGATATTTCGGCAAATGGGTGGACATGCTTATAATGCGTATAGTCGACGTATTTAACTGTATTCCGTTTTTACCGCTGGTTATGATTGTCGGTGCCGTAATGGATGCACAGGATGTGGAACCGCAGGTAAGAATATATTATCTGATGTTAATTCTTGGCATAATGAGCTGGCCGGGTATAGCAAGAATGGTACGCGGTCAGATTCTTTCGTTAAGAGAGCAGGAATTTATGATTGCTACCGAGGCGGTTGGATTAAGAACTTCCAAACGAATATTCAAACATCTGGTGCCCAATGTAATTCCTCAGATTATTGTTTTGGCAACACTGGGACTTGGAAACATAATACTCTATGAATCTACTCTCAGTTACTTCGGGCTTGGAGTTAAGTTTCCATATGCTTCGTGGGGTAACATAATAAGTGCCGTATCAACGGCCTATGAAATGACTAACTACTGGTTTGTATGGGTACCTGCAGGACTTTTGATATTACTTACTGTGTTGGGGTTCAATTTTGTCGGTGACGGCCTGCGAGATGCTTTTGACCCCAAGATGAAAAGGTAG
- a CDS encoding ABC transporter ATP-binding protein produces the protein MRDPNNVVEIDNLHTYFFTDIGVVKAVNGVSFDIPKGKTVGVVGESGCGKSVTSLAIMQLLQRPLGQIVSGEIRFDAGDFVYDIAKTPAERMQKIRGNKIAMIFQEPMTSLNPVFRIGDQLNEAIALHNPHFSKEEVKARTIRMLEMVGIANSHGVYRMFPHELSGGMRQRVMIAMALSCEPRLIIADEPTTALDVTIQAQILDLLRNLKEKINSSIMLITHDLGVIAEMADYVVVMYAGKVVEKGTAKDIFHNPAHPYTIGLMKSKPVVNRRVDRLYSIPGNVPNPVNMPNYCYFRDRCDRCIKACDGEYPPEIHLNDTHVVSCYLYSQKEAQK, from the coding sequence ATGCGTGATCCAAACAATGTTGTTGAAATAGATAATCTGCATACCTATTTCTTTACCGACATAGGAGTTGTCAAGGCTGTTAACGGCGTAAGCTTCGACATACCCAAAGGAAAGACGGTGGGTGTGGTAGGAGAATCCGGATGCGGAAAGTCGGTTACAAGCCTTGCAATAATGCAGCTTCTTCAAAGACCGCTGGGGCAGATTGTGAGCGGTGAAATCAGGTTTGATGCAGGGGACTTTGTTTATGATATTGCCAAAACTCCCGCCGAAAGGATGCAGAAAATCAGAGGAAACAAGATAGCAATGATATTCCAGGAACCCATGACAAGCCTGAATCCGGTTTTCCGCATCGGGGATCAGCTTAATGAAGCCATTGCCCTGCATAATCCTCATTTTTCAAAAGAAGAGGTAAAGGCCAGAACCATCCGGATGCTGGAAATGGTGGGTATAGCAAATTCTCACGGTGTTTACAGAATGTTCCCACATGAGCTGTCAGGAGGCATGCGCCAGAGGGTAATGATAGCAATGGCCCTTTCCTGTGAGCCGAGGCTGATTATAGCCGATGAGCCCACTACAGCTTTGGACGTTACGATACAGGCGCAGATTCTGGACCTGCTTAGAAATCTTAAGGAAAAGATAAACAGCAGCATTATGCTTATAACACATGATTTGGGCGTAATCGCCGAAATGGCTGATTATGTTGTGGTCATGTATGCCGGGAAGGTAGTGGAAAAGGGCACTGCAAAAGATATATTCCATAACCCGGCTCATCCTTATACGATAGGGCTGATGAAGAGTAAGCCGGTAGTTAACAGAAGGGTGGACAGACTATACAGTATACCCGGCAATGTCCCGAACCCTGTAAACATGCCGAATTACTGCTATTTCAGGGACAGATGCGACAGATGCATCAAAGCTTGTGACGGGGAATATCCTCCGGAGATTCATTTAAACGATACCCATGTGGTAAGCTGCTATCTGTATTCACAGAAGGAGGCCCAGAAATGA
- a CDS encoding ABC transporter ATP-binding protein, whose amino-acid sequence MTKTLEDIQANVNKNADNEDYILVVKNLKKYYPIKKGLFSRTSGYVKAIDGVSFKIKRGTTMGLVGESGCGKTTVGKTILRLTDKTDGEVYFDGIPIFELDRKQLRKLRPRIQLIFQDPYSSLSPRLPVGEIIGEAVKDNNIVPKEEYEDYITKIMLDCGLQPYHKDRYPHEFSGGQRQRICIARAIALKPEFIVCDEPVSALDVSIQAQIINLLKDLQEKYKLTYLFISHDLSVVEHISDTVGVMYLGNLVEFADKETIFKNPLHPYTRALFSAIPIPDPDVKMKRIILEGSLPSPANPPSGCKFHTRCYECMEICKKVPPREIEVEKGHTVVCHLYDKEVVK is encoded by the coding sequence ATGACTAAAACATTGGAAGATATCCAAGCAAATGTTAACAAAAACGCCGATAACGAAGATTATATATTGGTAGTTAAAAATCTGAAGAAATACTATCCGATTAAAAAAGGTTTGTTTTCAAGGACAAGCGGATATGTTAAAGCAATAGACGGAGTAAGCTTTAAGATAAAGCGCGGGACCACAATGGGCCTCGTAGGGGAATCGGGCTGTGGAAAGACCACCGTGGGAAAAACCATACTGAGGCTTACTGATAAAACCGATGGAGAAGTTTACTTCGACGGAATTCCGATTTTTGAACTGGACAGGAAACAACTCCGCAAACTGCGTCCGCGAATCCAGCTTATATTTCAGGACCCGTATTCCAGCCTGTCGCCAAGGTTACCTGTCGGCGAAATAATAGGTGAGGCGGTAAAGGACAATAATATTGTGCCGAAGGAAGAGTACGAGGATTATATTACTAAAATAATGCTTGACTGCGGGCTGCAGCCTTATCACAAAGACAGGTATCCCCATGAATTTTCGGGCGGGCAGAGGCAGAGAATCTGTATTGCCCGGGCAATCGCGCTGAAGCCTGAATTTATAGTGTGCGACGAGCCGGTTTCTGCGCTCGACGTGTCAATTCAGGCGCAGATAATCAATCTTCTTAAGGACTTGCAGGAGAAATATAAACTGACATATTTGTTTATATCCCACGATTTGTCGGTTGTTGAACATATATCCGACACCGTAGGGGTAATGTATCTCGGAAACCTGGTTGAATTTGCAGATAAGGAAACGATTTTCAAAAATCCGCTTCATCCTTATACAAGGGCGTTATTCAGCGCAATACCCATTCCCGATCCCGACGTAAAGATGAAACGGATAATACTTGAGGGAAGCCTTCCCTCACCGGCAAATCCGCCAAGCGGATGCAAATTCCATACAAGGTGTTATGAATGTATGGAAATATGCAAAAAGGTACCTCCGCGGGAGATTGAAGTGGAAAAAGGACATACTGTTGTATGTCATTTATACGACAAGGAAGTTGTCAAGTGA
- a CDS encoding M24 family metallopeptidase, with protein sequence MDRRVPLSELQNRMRRFRDVMDKINPDWRLAVIFSKVNQYYFTGTMQDGMILIPRERDAEYWVRRSYDRAVDESFFPNIKPMNSFRDAAAEYGNVPPEIYLETEIVPLALIERFKKYFPFETVKPADKAINLVRAVKSGYELELMKKAGSIHRKVLEEKVPAIFEEGMSEAELALKLYLIMVEEGHDATVRFGMFDTPMVMGHIAFGESSVYPTFFDGPGGNYGMSPAVPSFGSRERKLRTGDLVFIDAACAVDGYHTDKTMTYMFRKTLPGNVIDIHKRCLEIQNEVASMLKPGAIPAEIYKSVMNKLSPDFADNFMGFGKRRVKFIGHGIGLNVDEYPVIADGFYEPLQEGMVIAIEPKKGIEGVGMVGVENTFIVTPAGGVCITGESPGLIPVQV encoded by the coding sequence ATGGATAGAAGAGTACCGTTGTCAGAGCTTCAAAACAGAATGCGGCGGTTCAGGGACGTGATGGATAAAATTAACCCTGACTGGCGGCTGGCTGTGATTTTCAGTAAGGTTAACCAGTATTATTTTACCGGCACGATGCAGGATGGAATGATTTTAATACCCAGGGAACGCGATGCTGAATACTGGGTCAGAAGAAGTTACGACAGGGCCGTGGATGAGTCCTTTTTTCCGAATATAAAGCCTATGAACAGCTTCAGGGATGCCGCTGCGGAGTATGGAAATGTCCCGCCTGAGATATATCTTGAAACAGAAATAGTTCCGCTGGCTCTAATTGAAAGGTTTAAGAAATATTTTCCTTTTGAGACTGTGAAACCTGCCGATAAGGCCATAAACTTGGTCAGGGCGGTAAAAAGCGGATATGAACTTGAATTGATGAAGAAGGCCGGAAGTATTCACCGGAAAGTCCTGGAAGAAAAGGTGCCTGCAATTTTTGAAGAAGGTATGAGCGAGGCAGAGCTTGCATTAAAATTATACTTAATTATGGTTGAGGAAGGTCATGACGCCACCGTCCGATTCGGTATGTTTGACACTCCTATGGTTATGGGACATATTGCTTTTGGCGAAAGTTCAGTCTACCCGACGTTTTTTGACGGCCCGGGTGGAAATTACGGAATGAGTCCGGCTGTACCTTCGTTTGGGAGCAGGGAGCGTAAACTCAGAACCGGGGATTTGGTATTCATTGACGCTGCCTGTGCCGTTGACGGATATCATACCGATAAAACAATGACCTACATGTTTCGCAAAACTTTGCCCGGGAATGTGATTGATATTCATAAAAGGTGCCTGGAGATACAGAACGAAGTGGCGTCAATGCTGAAACCCGGAGCAATCCCGGCTGAAATATATAAATCTGTAATGAATAAACTAAGCCCTGATTTTGCTGACAATTTTATGGGGTTTGGAAAGCGGAGGGTTAAGTTTATCGGGCATGGAATTGGTCTGAATGTGGACGAATACCCTGTAATTGCCGACGGGTTTTATGAGCCGCTGCAGGAGGGAATGGTCATAGCAATTGAACCCAAAAAGGGAATTGAGGGCGTCGGAATGGTAGGAGTGGAAAATACGTTTATAGTCACTCCGGCCGGAGGCGTTTGCATAACAGGCGAAAGTCCGGGACTTATACCGGTACAAGTTTGA
- a CDS encoding PAS domain-containing sensor histidine kinase has product MSLKNELTDINAIEQYLLNSQFGIAVYRARDMVLVEANQVWLNRLDEPFNNKSFSVGKPVNEIITGWKGSAFEKIWNIAVQTKKGVNLPEYRYSGMKKGISYWNISLTPILYCGEPLYIVETSFDVTETVINRNQENSRNAQLSRQYRNFETVVENMSDALFVVYPDYSIVALNQEAHIVKHFFNSFKYNSPPVNIKYYDANDNEIPYNDLPVFKIIKGDIYEAFRVTVVTREDTHHYSISGRPVYDNYSNTYFSIISIRDITSQVNNDYYLLKLEKERKEYLERVIKVKDNFLTLISHEFKTPLTVIMTAIQAMELFCGNELSDKAKRYINTIKQNTLRQFRLVRNLLDITRGTADQIRLNNRNIDIVSLTRLITESVRIYALQKELNVSFYSNVSEKTVCIDDEKYERILLNILSNAIKFTPKGKNVKVVLTVKNGYINLAVKDEGIGIPEDKLDVIFERFGQVDSSLSRQAEGSGIGLYLVKMFVEKMGGTISVKSKPFHGTTFLVRLPDTSETADTNDVRYEEGENRKIVDMMNIEFSDIYFSK; this is encoded by the coding sequence ATGTCGTTGAAAAACGAATTAACGGACATAAACGCGATAGAACAGTACCTGCTGAACAGTCAGTTCGGAATTGCTGTTTACAGAGCCAGGGACATGGTTTTGGTTGAAGCGAATCAAGTATGGCTGAACAGGCTGGACGAACCGTTTAACAATAAAAGTTTCTCTGTCGGAAAACCTGTTAATGAAATAATTACAGGCTGGAAAGGAAGCGCTTTTGAAAAAATCTGGAATATTGCCGTCCAGACAAAAAAAGGGGTTAACCTTCCTGAGTATCGATACAGCGGGATGAAAAAGGGGATCTCCTACTGGAATATATCATTAACACCGATTTTGTATTGTGGTGAACCGTTATACATTGTAGAAACTTCTTTTGACGTCACCGAGACGGTAATAAACAGAAATCAGGAAAACAGCAGGAATGCCCAGCTTTCAAGGCAATACAGGAATTTTGAAACCGTCGTTGAAAATATGTCGGATGCCCTTTTTGTGGTTTATCCGGACTACAGTATAGTGGCGCTTAATCAGGAAGCACATATAGTAAAGCATTTTTTTAACAGTTTTAAATATAATTCGCCTCCGGTTAACATAAAGTATTACGACGCAAATGACAACGAAATACCATACAATGATCTGCCGGTGTTTAAAATAATTAAAGGCGATATTTATGAGGCGTTCAGGGTAACGGTTGTTACCCGGGAAGACACTCATCATTACAGTATAAGCGGAAGGCCCGTATACGACAATTACAGCAATACATACTTTTCCATTATATCAATTCGGGATATTACCAGTCAGGTTAATAATGATTATTATCTGCTGAAACTTGAAAAAGAAAGGAAAGAATACCTGGAAAGGGTCATCAAGGTTAAAGATAATTTTCTTACACTAATCTCTCACGAGTTTAAAACCCCGTTAACGGTTATAATGACAGCTATTCAGGCCATGGAGCTGTTTTGTGGAAATGAATTGAGCGATAAAGCCAAAAGATATATAAATACGATAAAACAGAATACTTTAAGACAATTCAGGCTTGTCAGAAATCTTCTGGATATTACAAGAGGAACTGCCGATCAGATCCGGCTTAATAACAGGAATATTGATATTGTTTCACTCACAAGGCTTATAACCGAATCTGTCAGAATATATGCCCTTCAGAAAGAACTGAATGTATCGTTTTATTCCAATGTTTCGGAGAAAACGGTGTGTATTGATGACGAAAAATACGAACGCATACTTCTTAATATTTTGTCAAATGCGATTAAATTTACACCAAAGGGTAAAAATGTTAAAGTTGTGCTCACGGTCAAAAACGGGTATATAAACCTGGCGGTTAAGGATGAAGGAATTGGGATTCCGGAAGATAAACTTGATGTGATATTTGAGCGTTTTGGCCAGGTGGATTCAAGCCTTTCCAGACAGGCTGAGGGAAGCGGGATAGGGCTTTATCTGGTTAAAATGTTTGTGGAAAAAATGGGCGGGACCATATCTGTTAAAAGTAAGCCCTTTCACGGAACCACCTTTTTGGTAAGGCTCCCTGACACATCTGAGACAGCCGATACTAATGATGTCAGATATGAGGAAGGTGAAAACAGGAAAATTGTGGATATGATGAATATTGAATTTTCCGATATTTATTTCTCAAAATAA
- a CDS encoding YdcF family protein — translation MEMKKGKIYRIILIIIGVIGILDTIVVRDFVNGMDLGVLLPSLIGIACILWSLKPMYEKYLNKVNPVLRRIVYWCFLLFLFLFITVEGAIVLGGKYIRDYDIKPDYILVLGAGIYADGNPTPALEERLLLSIDYANRYPEAYIVVSGGQGKNEPVPEAHAMAQYLIRKGISPDRIIIEDKATSTMENFKFTKELIDSGKKIAFITNDFHVLRSTMLARRNGLDAYGYGTPTPGIVLINCYLREFFAMVKSFLFDHP, via the coding sequence ATGGAAATGAAGAAAGGGAAAATATATCGGATCATACTGATTATAATCGGGGTTATAGGAATACTTGATACAATTGTCGTAAGGGATTTCGTTAATGGCATGGACCTTGGTGTTTTATTACCGTCGTTAATCGGTATCGCCTGTATTTTATGGTCGCTGAAACCAATGTATGAGAAATATTTGAACAAGGTTAATCCTGTGTTGCGCCGTATTGTGTACTGGTGTTTCCTTCTTTTTTTATTTCTTTTTATAACCGTTGAAGGGGCAATAGTTTTAGGCGGAAAATATATACGGGATTATGATATTAAGCCTGATTACATATTGGTTCTGGGAGCAGGCATATATGCGGACGGGAACCCTACGCCTGCGCTTGAGGAAAGGCTTTTGCTGAGCATAGACTATGCAAATCGGTACCCTGAGGCGTATATTGTCGTATCGGGCGGACAGGGAAAGAATGAACCTGTACCTGAAGCCCATGCGATGGCCCAATACCTGATAAGGAAAGGCATCAGCCCCGACAGGATTATTATTGAAGACAAGGCTACCAGTACTATGGAGAACTTCAAATTTACAAAGGAATTAATTGACAGCGGCAAAAAAATAGCCTTTATAACCAATGATTTTCACGTGCTTCGTTCCACAATGCTTGCCAGAAGAAACGGGCTGGACGCTTACGGATACGGCACTCCAACACCCGGGATCGTGCTTATAAACTGTTACCTGAGGGAATTTTTTGCAATGGTTAAGTCCTTTCTTTTTGATCATCCGTAA